Genomic segment of Colletotrichum destructivum chromosome 5, complete sequence:
ACACCTATCCGCTGCGCTACACTTGACTAACATCGAAATCTCCGACCTGTTCTGAGGCAGTCACATTTCTCCGActacatccatccatccatccacgTCGGCTGCCATTTGTCGCTATCTTGTCATTCCGCTGTCTGCTTCTCCCTTCTGCCCCAGTCAGCACCACTGCCGCGCTCTCCTTCTCTGTACTAATTATTCGGTCCACTCCTTCACTCTTTGCGCATCAATCGCCTGCGTCACGTCCCCAATGCTGTGAAACTTTGGCGCCATGTCGACCTCCGCCGATATCCCCAACAAAACCCGCCTTTCGCATCAGCCGTCTACAATCCGCACCGTcctgtcgctgccgccgcaaTGGCTTTCAATGTATGATGAGTTCATCACCAAAAACGCTGGCCAGGTCTCCCAAATAGAATCGGCTCTGAGGTCGCTGACGTACATCATCCCTGGTAAACACCCATACGCCCCTCCGTGACCCGCAGTCATCGCTTCCCAGCTAACCAAGCCATTATCGCAGGTCGTttccgcgacgccgagatTGCCTCCGAAACAGTCCATTCGAGTGTGCAGCTTCTATCTCTCTATCATGACACACTCCTCATGCGTGCCTTATCGCGCATTCCTATGGCGCGGCTACCGTCCCCCCACAGTCGCTACACCAAGTACTGGACCCAGCGGAGTCCCATGTACCGCCGCATCGCCATGTTACTGCAGATGGTTACCTACACACAACTACTCTGCGAGATGGCAGCCAAGAGGCGTGGAGGTGAGCGCGGCCGATGGCGTGTCGTCGTATTGTTGGAGGCAATCAAAGCCATCTGCCGTCTGCTGCTACTGCGCGTAACGCGTTCACGGCCTCTTGTCTCTcccgtccttccagagcGCGAGCCTGTCCCCGAAGAActcgaaggcgacgacgacgctaGCACCATCAAGGAAATGCTCGTCGAGCCCGTCAACGGCCATGCATCAGGAGGCGAGGACGCCCCGAAGCCCCACGAAAAGGATTGGGTCATGCCTAGGACAGGAATGAGCCTGCCCTCGTTACCCAACGCTGGCGATGTCAGCAGCTACCTCCTGGGCAAGGTCCTCACGGCCGAAGATATTAAACCAGCCGCCAAGTTGCTGAACCAACTCCAAGGCAGCGCCCAGGCGGCTGAAGTGCTCCACATTTTGGCGCCGCTGGTATACTCACTCGCCCTCTCCAAAAGCAAGAATAAGAAGGCGTGGACACCGTGGCTGATTGGCCTGAGCGTTGAGTATGCCGCACGTCAACTCAGAGACCGGAGCTTCAGGACCACGCCGCTTGAACGTGACGAGTGGAACAAGCGAGCCTGGGCCATGGGTTGGTGGACGATGCGGGGGGCTTTTTACGAAAATATTATGAAGGGCATCGTCGGTGGCGTGCGATCAAGAGTCCCCGGGCTCATTGGTGGCATTCTGGAAGACTACGAGTACCTGTGGGAAAATTACTACTTCAGCACCAGTGCATGAGGCATAGCGACCTTGCGACTATTTTGAAGAAGTATCAGACGAGTCGGCTACATTTAATAGTGAAGTTCGGCGTGGCATTCGAAGAGCTTCTCGCCAGATTCGCCACCATCCTTCAGATCTGGCATCATGCCGCTGAGGTCATGGCCAGACCGCCTCAGACTGCCGCCTCAGGCCGCCATCAGCTTACAGGACGGTGCACTGTTCAACGGCAGCGAATCGCAAAGGCGGtgcctttcttttctcgGGCCATGCGGACAACCAGTTGCGTGGTGCCAACCAAGATGCAAGCTACCTTAAAGGTGTGCCGACACGCACAAACCCCAAGAATACCTTGGTCTGAGGTTACGTTACGCGGTCTGAACGGGCGCCATGTAAGGAAGAATGTAAAGGGTTGAGTCGCGGCTCGTTGATGGTGGCCGGTAGCCATGCCAAGCCAACCTATCATCGAAAACACGCAGTGGCAGATCCTAGGGAGGAAAATTCGGAATACGTATAAAATCACCCGACAGCTGCAGCAACAATTCTTGGAGACCTTACGCAGTCGCGAGCACACACTCAGCCATCTCATGGCTGAATTGAGAATGGGAATTAGACATGGTAGTGACGAGGAGGATAGCCGGCCATACCTTATGTCGCGCCTATTCTTGAGACAAGGTCTTAACCGCTGCGACGAAGGGATTCCAGTCTCAACCATGACACAGCTAGCTGCAATAGGGGAATGTCACGGCTACCGTCCGGCCTATGTACCCTAGCAACCCGTGGTCGCGGCTGAGCCTCCGCAGCAGCGTCCTACCACCCTCGCCGTGAGAAACGGGAGTTGCAAGACAGCGGCTATCCTTAGTTACTTGCTCTCCGGTGGAATAGTTCATGAGACTGACGGACACATAGATCTGAAGTGGCGGTAAGCAACAAGTTTCAGCTTGTGGATAAGAGTTGGGCACGATGACGCGAGACGGACAAAGAAACTTTCACCCTCATTGCCCATGTATCAATTTTACATGAACACGTATTATGTACTCTGTATTATCCCTCTGAAATCCCCTCCTCGTCTGACCCCTTGAATAATGGTGGCAGCGCTCTTCCGGGTTCCCAAATGACTTCGGGTGCGTTTTTAACGGGGATACGCTACACTACATCGTGTGATCTGCTGGGCTTTTCAGGTTTTGCAAAAACAAATACAGAGCACTTGCAGCACACGCCCCCTAAAACCAACTGGAAGGGCAGAGAGTTAACAGGGGGGCATATATGGTACATGATGCTGATTCGAGTTTGAGGTGCGGCACGTTGTCGATCGTGGTGCCGGATGGTCATCCCGGTAGGAGCCGGCTGCGGCATATTGCTTTTTCCAGCTCCATATTGTCAAAGCTAGGCCTCGGATGACTGGCGTTGACGCGGTTCATGTGGCCCTCTGGGTGGCAGGCATGTGCAAATTCTTCACACAGACCGAGAGTCGAGTCCCAACGTTCGATGCCAAACGCCAGAGAAGAGGACTCCTCGAGTCGCACTGggatgggctgggctgggctgggctgggcagGTGAGGCCAGGGATGaggtggggagggggcttgCAGCATGCCATCACATGGCATCTCGGATGCCAAGCAGAAACTGGACCCCAGTCGCCGGGCAGGCAAGCAGGCTGTCCTTCTTCCAGCAAGCCAGGCTTCGGTCGGCGCCCGTCAGCACCAGCAACCTACAAATCGACAACTAGGCTCAAGCGTATCGTTCAGGCCCAGTCGATCGGGTCGTCATCCGTCACATTTTCGGTTCCGAGTTGCAAGGGCAATATCTACATGAACGAATACCTGTCGTGGGAGACCTATGTCACCCAGCTCAGCCAAGAGTTTCGTAGCCCAACTCATCCAGATCGGGTG
This window contains:
- a CDS encoding Putative peroxisome membrane protein, Pex16: MSTSADIPNKTRLSHQPSTIRTVLSLPPQWLSMYDEFITKNAGQVSQIESALRSLTYIIPGRFRDAEIASETVHSSVQLLSLYHDTLLMRALSRIPMARLPSPHSRYTKYWTQRSPMYRRIAMLLQMVTYTQLLCEMAAKRRGGERGRWRVVVLLEAIKAICRLLLLRVTRSRPLVSPVLPEREPVPEELEGDDDASTIKEMLVEPVNGHASGGEDAPKPHEKDWVMPRTGMSLPSLPNAGDVSSYLLGKVLTAEDIKPAAKLLNQLQGSAQAAEVLHILAPLVYSLALSKSKNKKAWTPWLIGLSVEYAARQLRDRSFRTTPLERDEWNKRAWAMGWWTMRGAFYENIMKGIVGGVRSRVPGLIGGILEDYEYLWENYYFSTSA